Below is a genomic region from Deltaproteobacteria bacterium.
GCGAGCGCGAGAGCGCAATCCCGGAGACGGTGAGCACCAGCACCGCGGCCAGCGCGGCGAAGGCGCTGTTGCGGGTGGCGTTGCGCAGCGTCTCCTGGGCGCGGACCGTGCGCTCCCCGAGGAGCTGGTCCTCGGCGGAGTCCATGTTGTCCACCAGGCGGTGCACCTCGCTCATGAGCTCCCGGCTCGCGCCCTCCTGCGTCCGCGCCGCTGCGGCCCCGGGGCCTTGCGTGCGCCGCGCCGCCACCAGGCGCTCCGCCTCGTCCAGCCGCCGGTCTGCGGCCGAGCGCAGCTGCTCCAGGCGCGCGAGCTGGGCCGGGTTGTCGGCGAGGAGCTCGGCCAGGTCGTCGAGCGCGGCGTGGGTGCGCGCGCGCGCGCCGACCGTGGGCTCGAGCTCGCGCTCGTCGCCCGAGAGGGCGTAGCCACGCGAGGCCGCCTGGTCGTCGAGGAGGATGGCGAGCGTCTCCTGGAGCTTGCCGCTCACCTCGAGCGTGTGGCTCACCGAGGCCTCGCTGTCGCTCACCGCGTGCGCACTCGACCAGAAGAACCCGGCGAGCAGCAGCAGCGCCGCCACCGCCGCCGCATAGCCGAGCGCAATCTGGGTACGGATGCCCATGGCGGGGAAACGCCGATCCAGTCCAAGGCCACGCCAGAGTCCACGCCCTCCGCGCGAGAGATAGGCATTCGACTGCCGCGGCGGGAGACCGAGGTGGCCCGGAGAAAAGGCGAGTGACGGAGCGGTCGGGCGTTGGGGCCCTCCGCGGCGACCGCCTCGAAGGGCGAGCGTTGGACCGGTGGAGCGCCCGGTTGGTTACTTAAAATGATTTAGTAACGAATCAGCGCGCCGCGGAGAGCGCCGGAGCCTCGGCCGCTTCGGTCGATTCGAGGCGCACCCTGGCCTCCACGCGGGCCATGGCATCGGCCACGCCGTCGCTCACCCACGCGCGGCCGATCTCTTGCCAGCCGCCGCCGCTCTCTTGGACCGTGAACCACGGCCCGGCTCCGAAGTGGAGCCCTTCAATTCACATTCGATACCAGAGGTGGTTCTGACCCACCCGGACGACGGTCCCGTTGGCGTTCATGGGCGTGCCGAGATCGGTATCGGTGATGTCCAGGTGCTTCTTGGCTCCGAGCGCCATGCGCGTCTCGGGGAGCTCCGCGCGCACCCGGCCCCGGTCGTCGACGACGCGCATCGCGAACGTGGCCCAGCGCTTGTCGAGCTCGCGCTTGAGCGCCGCGTCCCAAGCGGGCGAGAGCGCCGGCGCGTCGGGCTCGGCGAGCCTGCGACGGACTTCACCATCGTGGAAGAGCAGGGTGTCCAGCGCGAGGCTGTCCGAGCCCACGGGCGTGGCGTTCACCTGCACCAGCAGCGCGTCGAGCTGCGGCTTGGGGATGTCGTGCGTCTCCGGCGCGGGCACGTAGGCGCAGCCGCCGCTCTGGCAGCCGAGGTGCGGCGTTTGCACCACTGCCGTCGGCCTGGGAACGGTGACGCGCGCGGCGCGCTCCGGCCCCGCGCAGCCCAGCGCGAAGGCGACGAACACGAGCGCGCGCTTCATGGCAGCTCCTTCACGAAGCTCTGAAGCTTGGGATCGTTGAGCTCGTTCTGCTCATTCAGCAGCTCGCGCACGGCGGCGCTGCCCGCGACGTGCTGCCAAACCTTCAGCCAGCCCACGGCGCCCTGGTCGCTCCAGCCGGCCTGGTAGCCGACCACGTTGCCCAGCCCGAGGCTGTTCAGGTTGTTGTTGATCTGCTGCTTGATCTCCTGCCTTCCGCGCAGGTCGGCCCAGAGGTACCAGCGGATGAGCTCGCCCACGAGCTGCGTGGCCGGGCCCTTCTCCCAGACGATGCCCGGGATGTAGAGCGGCCCGCCGGCCCACGGAACGTCCTGCGCGCCGGGCTGAAATGAATAGGCCTGCACGATCGTTTCGGCGACGGAGGGCGCGCCCGTGAGCTGCGGCTGGCGGCCCTTCGTTGCCAAGTATGAAGCCGCGGTCATGCGGACTTGTTGATTCTTGTCGTGGAGCATCACCTTCATCAGCGTTTCGGTCGGCATCGCCAGGATCACCGGCACGAGCACTTGTTGAAGTTGATAGTCCTGCACCGCGACGGCGATCAGCTTCGCGGGATCGGCCTTCGCGCTCGTGCCCGCGAGCTCGGTCACGCGCATGGTGAGCGGCCGACGAACCGCGGGAAACGTGGAGGCCAGCGGCGCCAGCGCGAGCACGGCGTCGAAGTCTGGAGCGAGATCGATGCGCGCCGCGGCGGCCCAGGTGCGTACCAGCGCGGGCTGCTTCTCTGCAGCGATGATCCGCGCGAGCGTCTCGTCCGCGCCCTTTCCGCCAATGCGACGCAACCCCACGATGGCCCACCCGCGCTGGGTGAGGTCGTGGCCGTCGACGGCGATGGCGCTCAGCGCCGGCACCGCGTCCTGCTTCATGGCCACGAGCTGGTCGAGCGCGGCCGCGGCCTTCTCCTTGTCGGCGAGGGCGGCGGTGAGCTCGGAGGTGGAGGCAGCGCGCGCAGCGAGCGGCGCGAGGAGCAAGGCCAGAACGATCGCGCGCGTCATTTCCAGATCCTCTTGTACCAGGGCTCGCCCTTCTCGCCCTCGATGACGATGCCGCCCTGGTCGTAGCCGGGGCCGTCGAGCTTGCAGTCGTAGGCGATGGCGTTGTTGCCCTTCTTGGGCATCTCGAAGCGGCTCACGGTGAGGTCGTGGGCCTTGAGGTAGTCGAGCGGGAAGTCGCCATCGACGACGGTCATGGTCAAGCCGTGGATGGCCTCGAGCGCCTCGCGGGCGGCCTTGTCGCGCTCGCCGGCGAGCTCGGCCTCGTGCAGGGTGTCGATCTCCGGGCCGCGCAGGCCGAGCGACTCGCCGATATTCAATAGTTCTTTTTCTTTTTCCTCGGAGGCCAGGCTGAGCTTGCCCGTGCGCACCGCGAGCAGGTCGCTGGCGAAGAGGTCCTTGCCTTCGCCGTTGTGGGGCGCGGGGTTGCGCTGCTCTTTGTACTCCGCGATCTGCTCGGTGGTCAGCGTGCCGCCGATGACGCGCAGCGGGAGCAGTCCCGTCACGTTGTGATGAAGCTTCGAGCCCGTCACCTGGCGCTTCACGAGGTTCTCGGGAATGCCATCGAGCCGAACGGGCTTGTCGGTGAGGTAATAGACAATTTGACGTTTCTCGCCTTCGTTGAAAGGCGAGAGCCGCATGGGCAGCACCGGCTTCTCGACCTTGAAGCGGAAGCCCATCGCCTGCACGTAGCCATCGAATGTGGAGCCCGCGGGCAGGCGCGGGTTCACCTTGCGCATGCCGGGCTTGGGATCCGTGGCGGGCTTGTCGCCCACGCGGGTGCGCTCGGCCACCCAGATCCAACCGAGCTTTACATATTCGTTAACAACTTCATCCATGCCCTTGGGGTAGTGGTAGCCGTGCTGGTCCATCCACTTCTGCAGGGCCATGGCGCTGCCGGCGGCGAGCTCGGTGATCTCGTACATGCCCACGGCTTCTTGCTTGAGCACCTGCACCTGGTTGTAGGCGAGGCCGCGCTCGTTCGACGGACCGGCGGAGTCCTCCATCGCGGCGCTCGGCGCCATCTCGTACATGGGGCGCGGCGTGAGATCGACCACGATCTCCGGCGGGTCGATGCTCGCTGCCACCTGCGCGAAGATCTCGTCGGGGACCTTGCGGAGCGCGGGCGGCGTGGGGAAGGGGATGAGCATCCCGAAGTCATCCACGTTGCCCGAGAACCCCGGACGGATGACGTAGGTCTCGACGCCATCCTTGTAGAAGACGTACGTGCGCTGCGGGCCCACGCGCGTGATGGGAATTCCCGGTCCGTCGTAGATCGGCGGGACCATGCCGCAGGGATCGGCGCCGGCACGCGCGGCCGGAAGTGCGAGCGCCAGCGCGACGGCGAGGGTGAACGTGCGCATGCGGGTGCCCCCGAGGTGAGTCGGGAACTGTACACGAGACGTTCGCGGATTCGACCTGACCCGGTTGGGCTCGCCCAGACGCGGGCCGTGGGTCGTGGGTCGTGGGTCGTTCGGGGACGCGACGCGTCAGCACCGATTGCGAATTCTCCGTGCGTTGCAGACTCGCGAGCGCAACGACGCGCGCGCTCGCTTCGCGGGCCTGCATAGCGGCCACACCTAGGAGCCTGTCCGGGTAAGCGGTGTTGACAGAGAGTGACTGTAGCCGAGCGC
It encodes:
- a CDS encoding DUF2330 domain-containing protein; this encodes MRTFTLAVALALALPAARAGADPCGMVPPIYDGPGIPITRVGPQRTYVFYKDGVETYVIRPGFSGNVDDFGMLIPFPTPPALRKVPDEIFAQVAASIDPPEIVVDLTPRPMYEMAPSAAMEDSAGPSNERGLAYNQVQVLKQEAVGMYEITELAAGSAMALQKWMDQHGYHYPKGMDEVVNEYVKLGWIWVAERTRVGDKPATDPKPGMRKVNPRLPAGSTFDGYVQAMGFRFKVEKPVLPMRLSPFNEGEKRQIVYYLTDKPVRLDGIPENLVKRQVTGSKLHHNVTGLLPLRVIGGTLTTEQIAEYKEQRNPAPHNGEGKDLFASDLLAVRTGKLSLASEEKEKELLNIGESLGLRGPEIDTLHEAELAGERDKAAREALEAIHGLTMTVVDGDFPLDYLKAHDLTVSRFEMPKKGNNAIAYDCKLDGPGYDQGGIVIEGEKGEPWYKRIWK